The Amblyomma americanum isolate KBUSLIRL-KWMA chromosome 5, ASM5285725v1, whole genome shotgun sequence genome window below encodes:
- the LOC144133745 gene encoding uncharacterized protein LOC144133745 has product MAVNADDVAILASGPTYESPAVRAALQNALDAVVNHLGNIGLNISPEKSLAMMVHPRPSYRKNTPRLHLFGSPLPWQTSVKYLGVTIDHALRWKTAVQGLRAGNRRITGYVARLLAGGERISIPLARQLYEGIAVARALYALPLVGVRAWQWKQLDADHRKALRRFAGLHNTSQVGPTYAELGAWPVSLRAERAALNHIERLHRAQGTAEFIARLRNSPHSRMGHVARLFDEWTPLTCSIAPPALPPPHRDRPLSIETELPRVRSKRDTSRCAILQEAAERLYGDYADRVVLYTDGSVMDNGESATASCAVPALGIERQCRVPHCLSSTVAELAGLHLAADIIAGQSRMTAVVIASDSRAALLQLRHPDRGTPCVAKLSAKLRAVRDRGCDIVLQWVPSQIGLPGNEAADRLAKNAHGDSAIPESDAVTPFDVARNTIHCRLMEGHPDPRVASGNPPRLISFVDFGTRARRLLLRIRVGCVWTAERRQRIGGVGGRSLC; this is encoded by the coding sequence ATGGCGGTCAACGCGGATGATGTGGCGATCCTTGCCTCCGGTCCAACCTACGAAAGCCCAGCTGTCCGCGCGGCACTACAGAATGCCCTGGATGCGGTCGTCAACCACCTGGGCAACATCGGCCTAAACATCTCGCCTGAGAAAAGTCTGGCAATGATGGTGCACCCCCGGCCGAGCTACCGCAAGAACACACCACGGCTCCACCTCTTCGGAAGCCCACTCCCTTGGCAGACCAGCGTCAAGTACCTGGGGGTGACCATTGACCACGCGCTGCGGTGGAAAACGGCGGTGCAAGGACTCCGAGCTGGGAATCGCCGCATCACTGGGTATGTTGCCCGCCTCCTCGCAGGCGGCGAGAGAATCTCAATACCACTCGCGAGGCAACTGTACGAAGGTATAGCCGTGGCGCGAGCTCTCTATGCGCTCCCGCTGGTTGGTGTCCGCGCTTGGCAGTGGAAACAGCTGGATGCCGACCACAGGAAGGCCTTGCGTCGCTTTGCGGGACTCCACAACACCTCGCAGGTGGGCCCCACCTACGCCGAGCTCGGGGCCTGGCCGGTTTCACTCCGGGCAGAGCGAGCGGCTCTCAATCACATCGAGCGTCTCCACCGTGCGCAGGGCACAGCAGAATTCATAGCCAGGCTCCGCAATTCGCCGCACTCGCGCATGGGGCACGTGGCGCGCCTCTTTGACGAGTGGACGCCGCTAACCTGCTCCATCGCTCCACCTGCCCTGCCGCCGCCACACCGAGATCGGCCGCTGAGCATAGAGACGGAACTACCGCGAGTGCGATCCAAGCGCGACACCTCCCGCTGTGCCATCCTTCAGGAGGCGGCCGAGCGTCTATATGGCGACTATGCAGACCGAGTGGTCCTCTACACAGACGGCTCTGTGATGGATAATGGAGAGTCCGCCACAGCGTCCTGCGCCGTCCCGGCTCTTGGAATCGAGCGACAGTGTAGAGTGCCGCACTGCCTCTCTTCGACTGTGGCCGAGCTGGCTGGGCTCCACCTCGCCGCGGACATCATCGCCGGACAGTCCCGGATGACAGCTGTGGTGATAGCGAGTGACTCGCGTGCCGCCCTGCTGCAACTACGTCATCCCGACCGCGGCACCCCCTGTGTGGCGAAACTGTCTGCCAAACTGCGTGCAGTGCGCGATCGGGGTTGTGACATCGTGCTGCAATGGGTTCCTTCGCAAATTGGCCTGCCCGGTAACGAGGCAGCCGATCGGCTAGCGAAGAACGCGCATGGGGACAGTGCGATTCCCGAGAGCGATGCCGTGACGCCCTTTGACGTGGCCCGCAACACCATCCACTGTAGGCTGATGGAAGGACACCCGGATCCCCGTGTTGCATCCGGGAACCCTCCGCGCCTTATAAGCTTCGTGGACTTCGGCACCAGGGCTAGACGTCTCCTGCTGCGTATCAGAGTTGGCTGTGTGTGGACTGCcgaacgccgccagcgcatcGGAGGCGTCGGGGGACGGTCTCTGTGCTGA